The Cucumis melo cultivar AY chromosome 9, USDA_Cmelo_AY_1.0, whole genome shotgun sequence genome includes the window tagtttgtgggatgaatttagctaagcttagaagttattattcttaaagtgtgtatgtgctctatgttgttgaagtgtgttgttcatcatgaagtgaatgtgatgtgtttatgtgggtgaatgtattgtcttgttcaatcatttttttttccttttcttatcttattaggttttgccacAATTCATTGGACCAATGAAGCCATATTTAcgccaattcattgatgtataggcttttttgtagatttggtaggaaatttttttgtttaaatgtagttatttaaatagtttgttcgtaccaaaacacatttataccaacaattaaagcaatattacaaagtgtgtttctttctattaaagcgttcaccgtttttccatatgtgattgtattggtctgtaatggtatgtgtaatggcagggcgacAAGAAATACAAGATTCAACAAGAAAGAGGGTTGTTGAaaacagtgactaaaaacacaaatatgacatttaaattgaaaaataaaactgtcatcgaaaaagttttattgacatttaattaaagtcatggtaagttAAATGATGAtagttaaaaagtgtcataaatcataaataatgacatttaatattagtcatagaatattaacaatgacagttatcctttgtcataaaatgtaaactatgacagttatcctccgtcataaaatataatcaatgatagttattaactgtcatcgaaaataaataatgacagttacaaCCTGTTATAAAATGTAAactgtgatagttattaactgtcatcgtaactaaataatgacagttataatctgtcataaaatatttcatttgtgacatttattatatgtcatgaaaaccgtatttcgtgacagttttttacaATTGTCGTAAAATACTTTTCATGACTCCcacatcaatgactgcaaaagaCTGTCACGAAAATCTTTAATAACAGtatttaactgtcattgtaggcTCTTTTCCTACTAgtgaaataaattatatatagtCTATAATTGATAAATTCTATATGTTTAGGTGAATTTTTTAGCATTAAAAGGACCAAGTTATTAAGTAAAAAACATGTCCATATTTGATAGCTTAGAGAGTGattttatggaaaaaaaaaaaaaaaagaacaagtcAGGCTTCGGACTTGGCCACATTTAGTGGAATTATAATGTAAAAGACGTACAAAAAGATATTATTCTTGTGCGTGCTCATTTGGAATACCGTAAAAAATGCATCAAAGATGCAATCACAATGTCTTTAAATGCAAAAATGTAGAGTAACTAGAAAGAGTCAAAGTTGTGCCTTAGGATGTAGTTGGAGTATGACCGCAACCTACAAATAAgtaagttattttttttttctatttttgtaatTTGCATATTCTTCACAAAGTTGatcaaaatcaaataaaatcatCATTATTTTGTCTGGACTGAAAAGAGTAGCAAGAGTGCTTTTATGAATGTCCTAGCCCTTGGAATTTTATACATAACATCCGTAGTTTTTACTCACTAAACAATCATATCAACCAGAAATATAAttcaatattttactatttttatttctttaattttcatttGTACGTAGGAATGTTTGAAGGAGCTATTAAATCATTTCTCTTTCGCAACTCCTTGAAGTTCACAATTCTACCATTTTCTCTAAACACTCTATGAGGCAATTGAATGCGAGCTATAATTGATTTATATATAGGTTAAGTAATATTGATTAAGATAGATTGTGTGATTGCATATGGTACGACTTAACCCCTTTTGGCTCGAAGAAACATGTGCTTAGTTAGACAAAGTAAGTTTATAAAATGTTTGGCAACCACCTAAAaggtattttgaaaaaatgagtTTATAAAATAAGCTGGTTTAGAATAAACATTTAAAaccaacttttagaaaaatgattTTTTGAGTGTTTAATGATTAAGATCACTTCACCAGCGAATTTAGTATAGGCCCAAAGGGGCTCAAGCCCCCAAACTTTATcgtctttatatatatatatatatatatatatatatatatatatatataaagaaagctatttaatttttaatatttatagttaGCTTAGTGGTTAGTCTAATTATcagccctcccttcaccaccacCTTCGACGGTCTCCTAGGTCAATCTCAGACCACCATCTCCGACAAATCATCGTTGACCTATCTTCGATCGCCATATTTGGTGACCGTTACGAGCCAAACCTTCTATCGTAATTTTTCAATGATTGTTTTTAGGTAACAAAAAATGGCCAACTTTCTATTACCATTTTTCTAGTCATCTCTGTTACCTAACCTCTAACAATCGCTTTTCGACAGCTGTTGTTGTCCAACTTTCTACTATCATTTTTATGGTGACTGCCACTTGGCAACTTCCAATGACCACTTCTTGACAATTGTCACAACTTTCGGTGATCGTTTTTTTACGATTGTCGTCGACCAACCTTTGACTAACGTTTTTTTGGCAACACTTGTTAGCCACCTTTGACCACCATTTTCCTACGATTGCCATCGATAATCTCCAACCACCATCTTTGACCTTCATCCTTGACCAACTTTCGATTACCATGTTTGGTCGACTGTTTGTAGCCAACTTTCAAGGATCGTACAATCGACCTCCCATCATCGTTTTACAGTGACCTATGTTGACCATCTTTGACCATTGCCTCTAACTAGCATTTTTTGTAGACTATTGACAACCAACTTATGACAACCGTCGTCAGCGAACATTCGGTGCTTAGCTTGTTTTTCATTGTTTGTTGTTGGTCAACTTCTAGTGACCGCTATCACTAATCTTTGGTCACCATTTTCCAGCAACGGTCGCCAACCACTTTCGAGCATTATTAGCCAACTCTAACCATCACCTTTGTGGACAAATTCTTgtattataatttgaaattaataaagACACTTTTAGTATAAAACAAATTAACAAAACTTTTGAATAAAAACCTTACAAACGtgcttttatttttaagaagtTTTTAACAAAACCGGTTGAAtgaaaattcattttaaaaaactCTTTTATCCTAAGCAAACAaacatatattttctttttagacTATTACCACAAAATTTTCATATCTCACTTTTGCGTAAAAATTTCAAAGGTACCTTTGATGCTTTGCAAAAGTTTAAGAATAATATTACTACACTACATTTGTAAACATAGaagtatattattattattattatttaacaaaaatgaaatttatatatattacaatttacatctttttttaatgaaaatacaaaattaCCTTTTTAGGCTTTGACGAAAATCTCTGACCTTTACTTATTTATTACTATGTTTTCTGGACAAACTTATTTATTCTTAAAATCGTAACGGGGCGCCGCCCACTGCTTTCTGTGTCGCTCTCGCATTCCCTTCAGTCTTCGGAGCCGTAAACCGGAGTACTCCGACCATTTTTCCGAGGGAATACGAGaagctttttttctttcaattctttAGTTTAACAATCTCCTTCCTCTCTCTTAGTTTTCGGAAGAATTTTTGGAGCTCGGTCATTCAGGTACAGTTCTTAATTTTTCGGTTTTGAGCAATACTCTTGGAAATGTTTGCTTGTTCTGAAGAAGAATGGAGTAATTTCGTTGATTTTATTGAGAATATCGCTAGTTTTTGTTTGTTGATGcgtttttttcatttcttataCTGAAGCGCGTTttgaaaatgatggaaaaatgaGTGTTAAGGTGGCTGTTAATGGTTTATGGTTGAGTTTTGGGCTTGTGGATATTCTTCGAACTGACTGTTTTCTTTGTGGATTCCACAGATCGAGCTGCTTTTTTGAAGCATTTGAATCGATATTTGAGTTTTATTCAAGGTTTTTAGGAGATTAATTCTGTTTGaagttttgtaattattttattatttgtcGAAATAACTCATGGAAGGCGCGTTGAATCTTCTTGGAGGCGCAACTATTTGTCCTGCCTCTACGCGTTGCCAATCGTTATTGTCTCCGCAGCTTCATTTTGTGTCGTCCATTGCGCAAAGTGCTGGATTGTACACAAATGGCAAAAGATTATCTTGTAGACGTCTTGGTTTGCGAGTCAGATGCGAAAGGAATGCTGCTGATGTGCTTGATAGAAAAGTTACTGAATCTAGAAGTTCTGGTGATAATGAGCAACAGTTTACTTGTGTCATGAAGTTTGGTGGTTCATCAGTGGCATCTGCAGAGAGAATGATGGAGGTTGCTGAACTTATACGCAGCTTCCCTGAGGAGCGGCCAGTGATTGTTCTCTCGGCCATGGGAAAGACAACCAATAAACTTTTGCTGGTACGTGTTTCCTTTTCCATTTATCTGCTTATTATTTCAGGAAAAATGCATTTTATTCTCCTTCAGTACATGTCCTTTGGGTTTTCCTACGGGTTACCTTGATCCCCAAATATGTTGTATGGTGAGACGGGTTGTCCCGTGAGATTAGTCGAAGTGTGCGTAAGCTAACCTAGATACTCACGAATATCTAAAAAAACATGTCCATTGGGTTGATTATTGATACAAAGTCCCCTGATATTTTAATAGGCTGGAGAAAAGGCTGTTAGCTGTGGTGTTACTAATGCATCGGATATTGATGAGATGAAATTCATAAAAGAGTTGCATCTCAAGTAAGATATTCTAGTCCTTCAAACCCCTTCTGAATAATGTTGTAAATCATACTCACAGAGTGTTTCCATGTTGTTTATAGGACTGCAGACGAGCTTGGTGTTGACAGGTCTATTATTGCAAGTAAGCTTTATGTTGTGCTTGAAACTTGTTGGTTTAATAGTCTCTATTCTTGCTGCCTCTCTTTTCTCCTCAAGTTTCATACTCTGTTATTGATACTGTTTGTTGTTTTTTGGAATAAGAATAAAATTTAGGCTGGTGTAAATCCATAAGAAAAAGTGGAGGAATATTATAAAGTAAAAAAAGTTTACAATCCTTGGGAATGAGGAATGAAAATAAGATATTTGCTTTTGCGACTAGATGTGATTTAGGCCAGAAGATTGAGCAGAACAACTAATGATGAGTATAAATGAGAATGGGGGGACTGTTCCTATTTCTCCTTTTATATTATTGGTTTAGACATATTTAATATTTCATAATTTATTGAATTGCCGTGCATTGTTGAGCATCAACTAGCAAATATCAATTCAGTGTCTGAAAGAATAACCAATATTTTTAAGAGAAAAAGTAACATGAAGTAGTTGTTCAACCTCTTTTTATGCTTGTGGAGAATCTTCTTGAGCGCGAGCATTAAGATGCAGAGATTGTGGTTTGTATGGAAATTTCTTAATTAGGTAGCTGTATTTTTATCCTACAATCTAGTGACAAAAAACAACAATATTATCTATTGCAGCACACCATAGTCATCTACAATTTGCCTGTTGAAGTGGTAGTGATGAAAGTATTAAGTTTAGTTCTGTAGCATTTCTTGATTGGTCTGCCTTGTTTAAATATTTGCATTCGGCACCTTGTTTCTGATATTCTACTGGCCTTAGAATATGCTGGAATATATGAGCAAGATgatgtaaaatatatttatattggaAAGGAATATCTTCATCTGATGGCTTAAATTTCCCTTTTCATGTTCCTTTGCTACAGTTTAGAGCAGTTTCTACATATTAGTTTCTATTGATATCAGGATCAAAAATCATAAACATTGCTAATGCTATGAAATTTATTCTTCAAAATTTTACAGCAGTTATACCACAATCATATTTGTTATATACATTTATATTGTGTAATTACGTTGCAGATCACCTTGATGAATTGGAGCAACTTCTCAAGGGAATTGCTATGATGAAAGAACTGACTCTTCGAACCAGAGATTACTTAGTTTCCTTTGGGGAGTGCATGTCTACAAGGATTTTTGCGGCATATTTAAGTAGGATTGGTGTCAAAGCGCGTCAAGTATGTTTCTGTTCCTTTTACTGTTGAATTTATTTGACACATCTAACCTGTTCTATAGACTCAAAGTTGTTCAAGAGATTTCGTGCATATTTAACCTTTAGTGTTCAGTATAATTAACAGAAAAGACAGTATTTTCATGTTAGTTGTAACTATTTCCTGTAGTATTGGATTCCTAAAGTAGGGAGTGGTTTGCTGTCATTTTCTCTTTAGTAATCCTACCCCTACAGGAGGCAGGAGGATAAGGGATAATTACTTTTTCTTTGGATACTACTTTGCCCACCGTCAATAACTTTCATACGTTAGTCTGAGCCACAATCATGAAGCCTGAACTAGAAGGCTCTGCTGAATTTTaggttaaaaagaaaagagaagaaaagaaatgggAAGGAAAACTTTTAAACATCTATGGTTTGACCATCTAATACAAGATTGCGTCCTGAAGATGTTGGCTTTCATTAAACCCCCTACCTAGTCACTGTTATTATTATGAGGGggtaattaatatttttatttttaatatacaaTATAAACCTAAACTCATATGGAAGACTTCTATTTCCATTTTCACCTTAAAAATTTAATATGCTCTCAGAAATTTATAATTGTCTCAATTATCACAATAGTTGAGGTGCAGGTAAACTAACCCGAAAACTCACTGAtaaccaaataaagaaaaaaataataaagagaaaaaagagaagaaaaaaaaaaaaagaaaagggaaaaaatgcTTTCCAGTATTCTGTTATCGATGGTAATTTACATCTTACAATGACAAAAACTTGTGAAAATGTCTGCTTTTGCAGTATGATGCATTTGAAATAGGATTTATCACCACAGATGACTTCACAAATGCTGACATTTTGGAAGCAACCTATCCTGCTGTTGCAAAAAGGCTACTTGGTGATTGGAACTCTGATCCTGCTATTCCTATTGTTACAGGCTTTCTTGGAAAGGTCTTTCATTGAGCCATTTTACTTTATTGTTTGTCCATCTTGAAGGACTGGATCTTTTTGAGTCCTAAAGATACTGCATTCATTACTATCCAAAAAGAAGTTGCAATCATGAGAATCTCTTTCTTTTCTAGAACAAAAATTATAATGGagtcattttctttttccaatttaaGGGCTGGAGATCATGTGCAGTAACTACATTGGGAAGGGGTGGTAGTGATTTGACTGCTACAACCATTGGCAAAGCACTTGGATTGCGGGAGATTCAGGTTGAAGCATCTTACTAAATATGTTTTGGAATTCTGTTTCCTCTCTTGAgctaaatatttattatttgtttagaAAGGTGCTTCTAGTCTGTcggtatttatttatttacttattatttctattttcaaatCCGTAATATAAGTTAACTCTGTGCCTTGCAGGTGTGGAAAGATGTTGATGGTGTTTTGACTTGTGACCCTAATATCCATTCAGGTGCAGAACCTGTTCCCTTTTTGACTTTTGACGAGGCAGCTGAACTTGCTTATTTTGGAGCTCAGGTGATTTAAGTGCATTTGACTTGGTGGGTCAACTACCTAATTGTTGACTTAGCCCTGAAGTTTAAAACGTCATTTGTCTTTGTTAGTTTAGTTGGAGCACACTTCTATTATATCTGGCTCTTTGAAATGTTCAGACCATATATTGCTTTTCACGCGGCACTTTAATTCTACTCCCACCACTCCTCG containing:
- the LOC103503163 gene encoding aspartokinase 2, chloroplastic-like isoform X2, with the translated sequence MEGALNLLGGATICPASTRCQSLLSPQLHFVSSIAQSAGLYTNGKRLSCRRLGLRVRCERNAADVLDRKVTESRSSGDNEQQFTCVMKFGGSSVASAERMMEVAELIRSFPEERPVIVLSAMGKTTNKLLLAGEKAVSCGVTNASDIDEMKFIKELHLKTADELGVDRSIIANHLDELEQLLKGIAMMKELTLRTRDYLVSFGECMSTRIFAAYLSRIGVKARQYDAFEIGFITTDDFTNADILEATYPAVAKRLLGDWNSDPAIPIVTGFLGKGWRSCAVTTLGRGGSDLTATTIGKALGLREIQVWKDVDGVLTCDPNIHSGAEPVPFLTFDEAAELAYFGAQVLHPQSMRPAREGDIPVRVKNSYNPQAPGTLITRNRDMSKAVLTSIVLKRNVTMLDIVSTRMLGQYGFLARVFAIFEDLGISVDVVATSEVSLSLTLDPSKLWSRELIQQASELDHVVEELEKIAVVKLLQHRSIISLIGNVQRSSLILEKAFHVLRTNGVNVQMISQGASKVNISLIVNDNEAEQCVRALHSAFFEIDGLKLDTGGCTSQNGSVSASNTA
- the LOC103503163 gene encoding aspartokinase 2, chloroplastic-like isoform X1, whose amino-acid sequence is MEGALNLLGGATICPASTRCQSLLSPQLHFVSSIAQSAGLYTNGKRLSCRRLGLRVRCERNAADVLDRKVTESRSSGDNEQQFTCVMKFGGSSVASAERMMEVAELIRSFPEERPVIVLSAMGKTTNKLLLAGEKAVSCGVTNASDIDEMKFIKELHLKTADELGVDRSIIANHLDELEQLLKGIAMMKELTLRTRDYLVSFGECMSTRIFAAYLSRIGVKARQYDAFEIGFITTDDFTNADILEATYPAVAKRLLGDWNSDPAIPIVTGFLGKGWRSCAVTTLGRGGSDLTATTIGKALGLREIQVWKDVDGVLTCDPNIHSGAEPVPFLTFDEAAELAYFGAQVLHPQSMRPAREGDIPVRVKNSYNPQAPGTLITRNRDMSKAVLTSIVLKRNVTMLDIVSTRMLGQYGFLARVFAIFEDLGISVDVVATSEVSLSLTLDPSKLWSRELIQQASKIRVLFSVSFERTRDELDHVVEELEKIAVVKLLQHRSIISLIGNVQRSSLILEKAFHVLRTNGVNVQMISQGASKVNISLIVNDNEAEQCVRALHSAFFEIDGLKLDTGGCTSQNGSVSASNTA
- the LOC103503163 gene encoding aspartokinase 2, chloroplastic-like isoform X3 — translated: MEGALNLLGGATICPASTRCQSLLSPQLHFVSSIAQSAGLYTNGKRLSCRRLGLRVRCERNAADVLDRKVTESRSSGDNEQQFTCVMKFGGSSVASAERMMEVAELIRSFPEERPVIVLSAMGKTTNKLLLAGEKAVSCGVTNASDIDEMKFIKELHLKTADELGVDRSIIANHLDELEQLLKGIAMMKELTLRTRDYLVSFGECMSTRIFAAYLSRIGVKARQYDAFEIGFITTDDFTNADILEATYPAVAKRLLGDWNSDPAIPIVTGFLGKGWRSCAVTTLGRGGSDLTATTIGKALGLREIQVWKDVDGVLTCDPNIHSGAEPVPFLTFDEAAELAYFGAQVLHPQSMRPAREGDIPVRVKNSYNPQAPGTLITRNRDMSKAVLTSIVLKRNVTMLDIVSTRMLGQYGFLARVFAIFEDLGISVDVVATSEVSLSLTLDPSKLWSRELIQQELDHVVEELEKIAVVKLLQHRSIISLIGNVQRSSLILEKAFHVLRTNGVNVQMISQGASKVNISLIVNDNEAEQCVRALHSAFFEIDGLKLDTGGCTSQNGSVSASNTA